One Methylosarcina fibrata AML-C10 DNA segment encodes these proteins:
- a CDS encoding type II toxin-antitoxin system VapC family toxin, which yields MGRISYLLDSNILSEPARLKPDDKVLQQLADHDGEYATAAIVWHELAYGCELLAVSKRKKQLQSYLAMLLANGLIVLPYDQAAADWYAKERARLQRHGLTCAYADGEIAAIAATQQLILVTRNTLDFGNFRNLALQNWFEQAE from the coding sequence ATGGGACGAATAAGCTATCTGCTGGACAGTAACATCCTGTCCGAACCCGCGCGATTAAAGCCCGACGACAAGGTGTTGCAACAGCTTGCCGATCACGATGGCGAATATGCAACGGCGGCGATTGTCTGGCATGAGCTGGCCTATGGCTGTGAGTTACTGGCCGTGTCGAAAAGGAAAAAACAATTACAATCCTATTTAGCGATGTTATTGGCCAATGGCTTGATTGTTTTACCGTATGACCAAGCCGCCGCGGATTGGTACGCAAAAGAGCGGGCCAGATTACAGCGCCATGGACTGACCTGTGCTTATGCTGACGGAGAAATCGCCGCGATTGCCGCGACTCAACAATTAATTTTAGTGACTCGCAACACCCTGGATTTTGGGAATTTCCGAAACTTGGCCTTACAAAACTGGTTTGAACAAGCTGAATGA